In a single window of the Novosphingobium sp. IK01 genome:
- a CDS encoding alpha/beta fold hydrolase: protein MAFYETHGRTNYFLTFGQGRPVLLLHGISNSGRAWGPQIPALVAAGYRVIVPDHAGHGASGRLSAPFGVADIADDTERLLATLGIDRLDVIGLSLGGMVALELALRHPGRIGRLVVANSFFQTTSPAFQAMAEDWANIFESPHGPVSRFEQSWPALVSPAFQNSPEGIRTYQAWHGIAATCDGASLANVARAITDFDVLDRIRGLATPTLLIAGSDDRMSPPQYSRIMAETMANGTYVEISGAAHISNVDSSDAFNAHMLAFLRDDRAIPAG from the coding sequence ATGGCCTTCTATGAAACGCACGGTCGCACCAACTACTTCCTGACGTTCGGCCAGGGACGGCCCGTTCTCCTGCTGCACGGCATCAGCAACTCGGGGCGCGCATGGGGGCCGCAGATCCCGGCCCTGGTCGCGGCGGGATATCGCGTCATTGTCCCGGACCATGCCGGCCATGGTGCATCCGGGCGCCTTTCGGCCCCCTTTGGCGTTGCCGACATCGCCGACGATACCGAACGGCTCCTGGCGACCCTGGGTATCGACAGACTGGATGTAATAGGCCTGTCGCTTGGCGGGATGGTCGCGCTCGAACTCGCCCTGCGCCATCCCGGTCGCATCGGGCGGCTCGTTGTCGCCAACAGCTTCTTCCAGACGACCTCGCCCGCATTCCAGGCGATGGCCGAAGACTGGGCGAATATCTTCGAAAGCCCCCATGGCCCGGTGTCGCGGTTCGAACAGAGCTGGCCCGCGCTGGTTTCACCGGCTTTCCAGAACAGCCCGGAGGGCATCCGCACCTATCAGGCCTGGCACGGGATCGCCGCGACATGCGACGGCGCCTCGCTGGCCAACGTTGCGCGCGCAATCACTGATTTCGACGTGCTGGACCGGATCAGGGGGCTGGCCACGCCCACGCTTTTGATAGCGGGAAGCGACGATCGCATGTCCCCGCCACAGTACAGCCGGATCATGGCCGAAACCATGGCAAACGGAACATACGTCGAAATCAGCGGCGCCGCGCATATTTCAAACGTAGATTCCAGCGATGCCTTCAACGCCCACATGCTCGCTTTCCTGCGCGATGACAGGGCGATTCCCGCCGGATAG
- a CDS encoding LysR family transcriptional regulator — MDQLRALRTFIAVAEQASFAKAARRLHQSPTTVSRTIAALEADLGIALLSRTTRSVRLTGEGESFLHRCRLGLAEIDGAFQNARGLAAAPSGILTITAPVLFGRLHILPVVTRLIRAYPDLDVRLLLLDRVVRLVEEGIDVAVRIAELPDSALHMRKVGEVRTVFSASPAYLAQRGEPERLDDLRHHEMIIVEDETGGTRAIDHDRLRAGHARCRLRVNTVQAGIDAAMAGLGIIRTLSYQVKEPLAANRLRPVLVDPGTPALPVSLLYQSHRKETPAIRAFTQMVIAAFRQSSF, encoded by the coding sequence ATGGACCAGCTTCGCGCCTTGCGCACGTTCATTGCGGTTGCCGAACAGGCCAGTTTTGCAAAGGCCGCGCGGCGCCTGCACCAATCCCCAACCACGGTGTCGCGCACGATCGCCGCGCTCGAGGCGGACCTTGGCATCGCCTTGCTTTCGCGCACGACCCGAAGCGTGCGCCTCACTGGCGAGGGCGAGAGCTTTTTGCACCGTTGCCGTCTGGGCTTGGCCGAAATCGACGGGGCCTTCCAGAACGCGCGCGGTCTGGCTGCGGCGCCCAGTGGAATCTTGACCATCACCGCCCCGGTTCTTTTCGGGCGGCTTCATATCCTGCCCGTCGTCACCCGGTTGATCCGCGCCTACCCCGATCTCGATGTTCGCCTGCTGCTGCTTGATCGCGTCGTGCGGCTGGTCGAGGAAGGGATCGATGTGGCCGTCCGCATTGCCGAACTGCCCGATAGTGCGCTGCACATGCGCAAGGTGGGCGAAGTGCGGACAGTGTTCAGCGCCAGCCCGGCTTATCTGGCACAGCGGGGCGAACCTGAGCGGCTGGACGATTTGCGCCATCACGAGATGATCATCGTTGAGGATGAAACGGGGGGCACCCGGGCGATCGATCACGACCGTCTGCGCGCGGGCCATGCCCGTTGCCGCTTGCGCGTCAATACTGTGCAGGCCGGGATCGATGCGGCCATGGCGGGCCTGGGGATCATCCGCACGCTGTCCTATCAGGTCAAGGAGCCGCTTGCGGCAAACCGCCTGCGGCCAGTGCTGGTCGATCCGGGCACTCCGGCCCTGCCCGTTTCCCTGCTCTATCAAAGTCACCGCAAGGAAACGCCCGCCATCCGGGCCTTTACCCAGATGGTCATCGCGGCCTTCCGGCAATCTTCCTTCTGA
- a CDS encoding MarR family transcriptional regulator translates to MVLLGRLGEAAQVIARDRLNPLFARFGLQPGEFDVLATLRRSGAPYALTPTALYEAAMISSGSMTNRIDRLEKVGLVERRPNPDDRRGTLVALTGQGKDLIERAVAAHIENQKEVVSTLSRSEQDLLCALLAKLASLESPR, encoded by the coding sequence ATGGTGCTGCTCGGGCGCCTGGGCGAAGCTGCCCAGGTCATCGCGCGCGATCGCCTCAACCCGCTGTTTGCGCGCTTCGGCCTGCAACCGGGCGAATTCGACGTGCTCGCGACGCTAAGGCGAAGCGGGGCTCCCTATGCCCTGACGCCGACGGCGCTTTACGAGGCGGCGATGATCTCGTCGGGCAGCATGACCAACCGGATCGACAGGCTGGAAAAGGTCGGCCTTGTTGAAAGGCGGCCGAACCCTGACGACAGGCGTGGAACCCTTGTGGCCCTGACGGGGCAGGGCAAGGATCTGATCGAGCGTGCCGTTGCGGCGCATATCGAGAATCAGAAAGAGGTGGTCAGCACCCTGAGTCGCAGCGAGCAGGACTTGCTCTGCGCCTTGCTCGCCAAGCTGGCCAGCCTTGAAAGCCCTCGTTGA
- a CDS encoding MFS transporter, whose amino-acid sequence MPPFSGRTLFPAAILLVGLNLRPLLASVGPLLDTIQHDTALGDTGASLLTAVPVMLMGLCLLGTGRVQALLGPHTGILLGMVLIATACLGRLIVPDAPMLIGTAILGGMGIATVQALMPAVIRGHYGARAAGMMGLYSTAIMGGALLASFASPRIAPHGGWPVALGLWGGPALLGMGLWQGARLSQARTQASRQTPGQTPGHPLQLRRSPRAWTLLFFFGLGTGAYTLVLAWLPPYYTRLGWSSAAAGTLLSLVTLAEVVAGIAVSFRVNRFHDRRPLLFPAIGALLAGLLCLTLAPLALAWLAAILVGTGIGALFPLSLIVAMDHGEDPAQAGQIVGFVQGGGYLLAALLPFGAGIMRAHLSDLAPAWWLMTGLCGVLAILAARLRPGERLFLPRSDPLPAHGVANGLL is encoded by the coding sequence TTGCCCCCGTTTTCGGGTCGGACCCTGTTTCCGGCCGCGATCCTGCTTGTCGGTCTCAACCTGCGCCCGTTGCTGGCGAGCGTCGGGCCACTGCTCGATACCATTCAACACGATACGGCCCTGGGCGATACGGGCGCCAGCCTGCTTACAGCTGTGCCGGTGATGTTGATGGGCCTGTGCCTGCTCGGCACGGGGCGCGTGCAGGCGCTGCTCGGACCGCATACGGGCATCCTGCTGGGCATGGTCCTGATCGCCACGGCATGCCTTGGCCGGTTGATCGTCCCCGATGCCCCCATGCTGATCGGAACCGCCATTCTGGGCGGCATGGGCATCGCGACGGTCCAGGCGCTGATGCCAGCCGTGATCCGGGGCCATTATGGTGCCCGCGCGGCAGGCATGATGGGGCTCTATTCCACCGCGATCATGGGGGGCGCACTGCTCGCCAGCTTTGCCAGCCCGCGCATCGCGCCGCACGGTGGCTGGCCGGTCGCGCTCGGCCTGTGGGGTGGCCCTGCCCTGCTCGGCATGGGCCTGTGGCAAGGTGCCCGCCTGTCCCAGGCAAGAACACAGGCGTCACGCCAGACTCCGGGCCAGACTCCGGGCCACCCCCTGCAATTGCGGCGATCGCCGCGCGCCTGGACATTGCTGTTCTTCTTCGGCCTGGGCACCGGCGCCTATACGCTCGTTCTGGCCTGGCTGCCGCCTTATTACACCCGGCTGGGCTGGTCGTCGGCGGCAGCCGGAACCCTGCTGTCGCTGGTGACTCTGGCCGAGGTCGTGGCAGGCATCGCCGTGTCGTTCCGGGTGAACAGGTTTCACGATCGGCGCCCCTTGCTGTTCCCGGCGATCGGAGCCTTGCTGGCCGGCCTCCTGTGCCTGACGCTGGCCCCGCTGGCGCTGGCCTGGCTGGCGGCGATACTCGTCGGAACGGGCATCGGCGCGCTGTTCCCGCTCTCGCTGATCGTGGCCATGGACCATGGCGAGGATCCGGCACAGGCCGGGCAGATCGTCGGCTTCGTGCAGGGCGGCGGTTATCTTCTGGCCGCGCTGCTGCCCTTCGGTGCAGGGATCATGCGCGCGCACCTGTCCGATCTTGCCCCGGCCTGGTGGCTGATGACCGGGCTATGCGGTGTTCTGGCCATCCTTGCCGCCCGCCTGCGCCCCGGCGAACGCCTGTTCCTCCCCCGAAGCGATCCCCTTCCAGCCCATGGAGTTGCAAATGGCCTTCTATGA